CCTCGCGCAGGAACTCGAAGACGTCGGCCACGACGAAGCGGCCTCGGGCGGCGGGAAGGCCGTTTTCGGCCCACGCCTCCTCGGCCAGGGCGAGCGCCGGGCGCGAGGTGTCGACCGACACGACCTCCGCGGCCCCGCCGAGCGCGGCCCTGATCCCGATCGCTCCGGTATATGCAAACGCGTTCAGCACGCGGCGGCCCGCGGCGAGCGCACGCACGCGCGCGCGGCTCTCGCGTTGGTCGAGGAAGAAGCCGGTCTTCTGCCCGTGCAGGACGTCGACCAGGAAGCGCGCGCCGTCCTCCTCGATCGGCAGGCGCGGCGGCGGCTCCTCGCCGGCGAGGACGCCGCGCGCGCCCGCGAGCCCCTCCTCCGTGCGCACCGCGCCCTCGCTGCGCTCGAAGATGCCGCGCGGCGCGAGCCGCTTGCCGAGACCCTCCACCACCGCCGGCGCGAGCCGTGCCGCGCCCGCGGTCAGGAACTGGCAGACGAGGAAGTCGCCGTAGCGATCGACGACCACGCCCGGAAGCCGGTCGCCCTCCCCGTTCAGCACGCGATGGGCGCACAGGTCGGCGGGCAGCGTCGCGCGCCTGAGGGCCAGCGCCTGGTCGAGGCGGCGCTCGACCAGCGCCGCCTCGACCGCCTCCTCCTCGAGCGTGAGGACACGGACCGTGATCGGCGTGCGCGGGTTGCAGTAGCCGGCGGCGAGAAAGCGCCCGCTCGCGGCGTGGATCGCGACCGGCTCGCCCGGCTCCGCGCCCTCGAGGCCCGCCGCGATCGCCCCCGAGAAGATCCACGGGTGCCCGCCGCGCACCGGCCTCTCGCGCCCGGGCTTGAGCGTGATGCGCCGCACTAGGAGTTCGTCCGGGTAATCATGGTGGCTGCGGCGAACGATCCGGGGGCTGCGAGCGGCGCGCTCGCTCCTCCCCCCTGCGGCGGCCAACTCCCGGCGCGCGTCCCGCGCGCCGCACCTCGTCGGTCGTCGCTGCGCTTGCCGCTCTCGCTCCCCGGCTCGTTCGCCTCGCTCACCATGATTACCCGGACGGACTCCTAGCGCTCGCCGGGGCGGACGAAAGTGCCCGAGCGGCCGCCCGCCTTGCGCACCAGGCGGATCGTGCCGAGGATCATCTCGCGATCGACCGCCTTGCACATGTCGTAGAGGGCGAGGCCGGCGACCGCGACCGCGGTGAGCGCCTCCATCTCGACGCCGGTGCGTGCCTCGACCGCCACGCGCGCCTCGATCAGTACCCGTCCGCCGGCGCGGTCGGGCACCAGATCGACGGCGACGTGATCGAGCGGCAGGGGGTGGCAGAGCGGCACCAGCTCGGCCGTCCGCTTGGCCGCCATGATGCCCGCCAGGCGTGCGACGCCCAGCACGTCGCCCTTGGGCAGCGCCCCGGCGGCGATGCGGGCGAGCGTCGCCGCGCGCATGCGCACCTCGCCGCGGGCGACGGCCTCGCGCCGTGTGACCGGCTTCGGCGACACGTCGACCATGCGGGCGCGCCCGCGCCGGTCCGTGTGGGTGAGCCGCCGCGCGCGCGCCATCGCGTGCGCGCCTATACCAGCCTTCCTTGGGCTCGCGCCACAGTCTATGGTGCGCTCATGACCATTCCACGACGGCAGCTCGGACGCCTCGGCCCCACCGTCTCCGCCATCGGCCTCGGCTGCATGGGCATGTCGGAGTTCTACGGCGCGCACGACGACCGCGAGTCGATCGCGACCATCCACCGCGCGCTCGACCTGGGCGTCGACTTCCTCGACACGGCCGACATGTACGGCCCCTACACCAACGAGGAGCTGGTCGGGCGCGCGATCCGCGGCCGGCGCGACCGGGTCGTCGTCGCCACCAAGTTCGGCATCGTGCGTGGCGAGGACCCGACGGTGCGCGCCATCAACGGCCGCCCCGAGTACGTGCGCGCCGCGTGCGACGGGAGCTTGAAGCGCCTCGGCGTCGAGACGATCGACCTCTACTACCAGCATCGCGTGGATCCCAACACACCGATCGAGGACACGGTGGGCGCGATGGCCGACCTCGTGCGCGCGGGGAAGGTGCGCTGGCTCGGCCTCTCGGAGGCGGGGCCCGAGACGCTCCGGCGCGCGTGCGCGGTGCACCCCGTCACCGCGCTCCAGACCGAGTACTCGCTCTGGAGCCGCGACCCGGAGGAGAAGATCCTCGCCACGTGCCGCGCGCTCGGGATCGGCTTCGTCGCCTACAGCCCGCTCGGGCGCGGCTTCCTCACCGGGCAGATCAAGCGCTTCGCGGACTTCGCGCCCGACGACTACCGTCGCCTCTCGCCCCGCTTCCAGGGCGAGAACTTCCAGAAGAACCTCGACCTGGTGCGGCACCTGGAGGCTCTCGCCGCGCGCAAGGGCTGCAAGCCCTCGCAGCTCGCGCTTGCCTGGGTGCTCGCCCGGGGCCCGGACGTCGTCCCCATCCCGGGGACGAAGCGGCGGACCTACCTCGAGGAGAACGTGGGCGCGCTCGCCGTCACGCTCACGCCCGAGGACCTGGCGGCGATCGACGGCGTCCTGCCGCCCGGCGCCGCCGCCGG
This genomic window from Deltaproteobacteria bacterium contains:
- a CDS encoding class I SAM-dependent rRNA methyltransferase, giving the protein MRRITLKPGRERPVRGGHPWIFSGAIAAGLEGAEPGEPVAIHAASGRFLAAGYCNPRTPITVRVLTLEEEAVEAALVERRLDQALALRRATLPADLCAHRVLNGEGDRLPGVVVDRYGDFLVCQFLTAGAARLAPAVVEGLGKRLAPRGIFERSEGAVRTEEGLAGARGVLAGEEPPPRLPIEEDGARFLVDVLHGQKTGFFLDQRESRARVRALAAGRRVLNAFAYTGAIGIRAALGGAAEVVSVDTSRPALALAEEAWAENGLPAARGRFVVADVFEFLREGSGPYDLIVLDPPPFVRRRRDLAPGLRGYKDVNLQALRRLAPGGWLLTSSCSQHLPRAGFREVVAAAAADAGRVVELVAEWGHPPDHPVLLSHPEGEYLKVMLLRA
- the moaC gene encoding cyclic pyranopterin monophosphate synthase MoaC, which translates into the protein MARARRLTHTDRRGRARMVDVSPKPVTRREAVARGEVRMRAATLARIAAGALPKGDVLGVARLAGIMAAKRTAELVPLCHPLPLDHVAVDLVPDRAGGRVLIEARVAVEARTGVEMEALTAVAVAGLALYDMCKAVDREMILGTIRLVRKAGGRSGTFVRPGER
- a CDS encoding aldo/keto reductase — protein: MPRRQLGRLGPTVSAIGLGCMGMSEFYGAHDDRESIATIHRALDLGVDFLDTADMYGPYTNEELVGRAIRGRRDRVVVATKFGIVRGEDPTVRAINGRPEYVRAACDGSLKRLGVETIDLYYQHRVDPNTPIEDTVGAMADLVRAGKVRWLGLSEAGPETLRRACAVHPVTALQTEYSLWSRDPEEKILATCRALGIGFVAYSPLGRGFLTGQIKRFADFAPDDYRRLSPRFQGENFQKNLDLVRHLEALAARKGCKPSQLALAWVLARGPDVVPIPGTKRRTYLEENVGALAVTLTPEDLAAIDGVLPPGAAAGLRYPEAMLRAVAR